Part of the Antechinus flavipes isolate AdamAnt ecotype Samford, QLD, Australia chromosome 2, AdamAnt_v2, whole genome shotgun sequence genome is shown below.
cacaagaaaaattagagcaaaaaggaaaaaatgagaaagaaaacaaaatgcaagcaaacaacaacaaaaagagagaggatgttgtgttgtgatccacacttagttttCACAGCCCTCTCTCTAGGGTAgctggctctctttatcacaagatcattggaactgacctgaatcatctcattcaacatttatttttgaaagacttggtgtttcagatttttctccctcctccccaagacagcaagtaatctgataccCCTTAACTATATGCAATtgttgtaaacatatttccatactgagcaagaaaaatgagaccaaaagggagaaaaccaggagaaaaagcaaataacccccttctttccctccccctttcccctccccccaacccccaatAGGTGGTCaatctctgtagttctctctctgcacgcagatgacatttttcatcccaagtccaTTGCCTTAGATCACAGCTTTGTTGTAAATCTGAACTTTTAAGTGATGGCTTCCTCCTGGTGTTGGGGGGAGAGGAATAAGGCTGGCACCCCCgtgcttttattcttttaatctgGCTTAGCCTTGAGGAAGGCTCAGACCCTGCCTTTCCTGTGGCCTTTCCCCACAGCCCCGTCGGAGGCCTGTCATGAGCAACCACACCGCCACCCACATCCTGAACTTCGCCTTGCGCTCTGTGCTCGGGGAGGCGGATCAGAGGGGCTCCCTGGTGGCTCCAGACCGCCTCCGCTTTGATTTCACTGCCAAGGGAGCGATGTCCACCCAGCAGATCAAGGAGACGGAGAAGATCGCTAATGGCATGATCGAGGCGGCCAAGGTGGGAACTGCTGCTCGCTGCGGCCCCGACTCCCACACCGGCACTTCCCATTTCCTGGTGCCCTAAATCCCTCCCACGCAAAGATTTCCTGACCCCCTAGAGCTACCACCATGACTTTCTGTGGCTTAGACAGGCCAGTGGGGAGATGGGGTTGGAGACTGAGGGTAGCCCCATCTGCCATTCTTGCCTCGCCTTCAGAATATTTTTGACCTCtcaaaaaaccttttattttctcaCTCTTCCCTCTCTGCCTCATCTTCCCCACGTAGCCTGTGTATGCCCAGGATTGCCCCCTGGCTGCGGCCAAAGCCATCCAAGGCTTGCGGGCTGTTTTTGATGAAACCTATCCTGACCCTGTGCGCGTCGTCTCCATTGGCATTCCCGTGAGCAAGCTGCTGGATGATCCTTCAGGCCCTGCTGGCTCCCTCACTTCAGTGGAGTTCTGTGGGGGAACGTGAGTGGCCTGGGAGCAGTCTGATGATGGGTGGGGAGGAACTGCCATGAACCTGTCTTGTTTCAGGGACCTCCGAGGGAGGTGAGAGCCACAAGGGGCCCATCCCCACAGTTTATCTGTGACTGTAAAAGTAGACCTAATGATATTCTTTAGAAGAGTTTGAGATTcattattattcagttatttgaATACGGGTGTGTCTAGACTGATTCTGACCACGtggctttatatatatatttgaatttcagAGGGGCCGGAGGTATTTGGTGGCACCTGAAGAAAGTAGTACTCTTCCCTGACCTCCAGCTAATTCCCCCTAGAAAGCTCCACCTGTCAGCAGTGGGGTCTCTGAACCCCTAAATGAGACCCCATTGAATACTGTGGAGCCAGCTCCTTAATTCTACCACCTGTGGCTCAAATGTTGTGGCTATTTCAGTTATAGGGGAACTCTGTTAGTAAAAGAAACAGGTGCAGGACAGATGTCAAGGCTCAGTGAGGCCTCCTGGCCAGAGCCCCAAGCTCCCTGGGACTTCTGTTCTGTACTTGTCTCTGCTTCAGTGGGCAGCTCAGAGCCTTTTTGGGAGTTCTAGCCTCTGTCCTTTAGAGAGTCTAAAACAtccctcaccccaccccctcccagcAGGACTGCTGGCACCTTCCTAGGAGGGCCACCAGAATGATTATTCTCAGAACTTCTCTTCTGGCTGATAACCTTACCCAGAACAGTAAGTACAGAGGTCTACCTATGTTTGTATACTTTCAAGGGTTGGATCAGGCCATTACCCCTGGCAAACATTTAAATGTTAGTGAATGTTGAATGGGATCTTAGATTTAGACCATCTAGAATTGGATTTgagttctgccacttactagctctACATTGGACACAGTGTTTTCTGTAAAGAAAGGAGGTAGGACAGAATTATTTCTCAGGACCCTTTCAGCTTCAGTATTCTAGGATtatgtagaaagaagaaaagtagagaCATCCCCAGAGCAGCTCACAAAATGACTGTCTCAATAGCCAGAGAATTGCCATGTTTGAAACAGTGGGAACTTTATAGAAACACGTTGGAAGACGCCCAGAATTAGAGGATCACAGTCAGCCTTGCCAAGCTGCCCCTCATCTTGAGGGACTTTGCCTATCCCTGGCACTTGGGAAGCCGCTTGGAGGAAGGAGAAGTCCAGGGCCACAGAGAGACTAGCTTACGGGGCCAGAATGCACTCCCAGAGCTAACGATGCTGAACCAGGTGTTCCCTGCTCTCCCTGCCAAAGGCTGGCTCGCCCGGTTCCCATTTCCAGCTCTGCTGCTGCTTAACTAGTATGTGCCTTCTTAAAGCTGATTTCTTCTGGTGcttttgtttccagatttttcactCTCCTGTCCTGATACAGAGGAAAGCACAGGGGAAGAGAGAGTAAAGCATTATTAGCATATCAGCCCCAGCAGAGCCAGGGAACCAGGGAAGGACGTTTGCTCCTCCCTTCTTTGGGCCAAAGGGCCATGGTCATAATTACTCattgttccatttcttttgggAGATCCTTTCCACTTGCATTATATGGTTTCTGAATCAGTGCCTGAGACTTTGCTGGGCTCTGAACTCCTTATGGTACAGTGGTACTCGGTTTCCTTTGTGTTCCTCGATTCGCTGATAGTTTCCCAGTTGCTGTGAATGATTACCTTGGCGGGGGAGGAGTCGGCTTTTCCTTATCTTTGGCTCCCTAGCGTTTGATGCCTGGCGGTGGGGCCTTGGTTCAGCAAGTATGGGCAGAGCTGCCCGTACTGGCCACTGTGCCAGGTGCTAGGGGTCATTCATGTCTGGCTGTGGTTTCTTTTAGGCACTTGCAAAATTCAAGTCATGCTGGAGCTTTGGTGATTGTGAGTGAGGAAGCCATCGCCAAGGGTATCCGGAGGATCGTGGCTGTCACTGGCACTGAGGCTCAGAAGGTGAGCATGAGGGGCCGAAGGCTTCTGAGGGCAAGGGGTCCTGGATCTGGAATCCttaagaccaaagttcaaatcctgccccagatgtttactagctgtgtgaccctgcagaGGTCATTGAACTCTACTTTAGCTTTATtcataaaatgggcataataatagcactgacctcatagggttgttgtgaggatcaaataaaataacctaTGTACAGTTTTGAAAACCTAAAAGAATCCTGAATATTAGCAGCTATTATTAATTTCAAAGATGGAGCCATTCACAGATTAAAAGCTCTGTGTAACTCTCAGGCTCTTGGGGCCCCTCTGACACCAGCCCAGTGTCTGAAGAGATGTCTTTGGCCCAGTGGTATTGCtaaggtttaggttttggggttccctttagtagggaaccaaatgataaggtctagatttagggaaccaaaatgagattagggtttctggtggtcagagaGTTAAATGAAAATGTGTAGTGGcaagtttggggttcagggaaccaaatggagaagtttggctCCCCTGTACCCCCTCGGGATTCGGCCCAAGGTTAGGGAGTTtgggggactcccttctggtggcgcagagattctctgtaaaggaatttacagactcGAAAACTAAAGTTGAtaaaaggtttattatggggattgggaagtaagattagaaatcctgacagagagttatgaagtctggttagggaaataggtgagggtaaagagagggtggcactgaaaagaatattatccagtgggcagaggcttaCTTGGTGCATAGTATGGTATAGcctagcatggcatagcatggcacgTTTGGAGCccctgcaaagagaggattttagattggctcttttataataggagctttggctatcAGCTGAAGGAGGCTTTTGGGTGGAGTCCTAGTTGGCCCATCTACAAGCTAGGTTTCAGCttgaactggaatttgaatagaattgaacaGAACAGAAGGAAACTAGTCTTGTTTCCCTGGGACGGAGTCTCTCACTGAGGCaaagttgaaggagattttctcctttaaggatttttagagtttcgggGTCCCTTCAGTAAGGGCCACGTGTTCTTGGCTTCTGGGGTGGCTCTTCATGATGTACAATGGCAGCCTCCCTGTTGGCGGATCTTAGAAGCTGGTGGGGCTGGACGCAGTTGTCTTCCTGCCTGAAGTCTCCCTCGCCCGTTCTAGGCCCTCAGGAAAGCAGACAGCTTGAAGACATCTTTGTCTGAGTTGGAAGCTAAAGTGAAGGCCCAGACAGCTCCAAACAAGGACCTCCAGAGGGAAATTTCTGACTTTGGTGAGGTATGAGCCAGCCCGGCCTTCCCTTGAGTTACAGCTGAGGAAAATTTGGGGGGGTCTTGATCGCGAGTGCTCTTGTTTCAGCTGCTGGCCACCACAGTGGTTCCTCAGTGGCAAAAGGATGAGTTGAGAGAGAATCTCAGAGCTCTAAAGAAGATTATGGATGACCTCGATCGAGCCAACAAAGCAGATGTTCAGAAAAGAGTGAGTCGGGGGAGGGACCGCGTGTCTGATGGGGGACACAAGCTTCCGCCTAGCGGGTCCTGAGCTTGGGCTGTTGGGTCTGCAGGTGCTGGAGAGGACCAAACAGCTCATCGAAAGTCAGCCCAATCAGCCCCTGGTCATCATGGAGATGGAGAGCGGCGCTTCAGCCAAGGTAACTCACTCAGGTCCTGGGACGAATGCCCGAGCTGGGCAGCTGTGGCTGTGGTTCAGCCTTCTCCCCTCAGACACAGAACCCTCTCTAGAGCCCCTTCCCCTGGCCTGGTGTTCTTTCCCTGCTACTCAGCTGAGCTCCAGGACACATGGGGAAGGCAGGAGTGTGGGCACCATAGCCCTGGTCACCCCCAGATTGAGGGTGGCAAACTTGCCATCTCAGAACTCTCTAGGCCACTCAGGCCCAGACATCCCGCCAGCTAGAGCTGGTGGAGTCTGAAAGTCCCAGAGGAGGATACCTGGTCTGTGTGGCAAAGCCCAGGACAGGACAAGGAGCTGAAGCCCAAGGACCCTTACGTTGGGGTGGCGGGGCTCCCCGGGACACCTCATCCTCCCGCCTCCTGACCTCGGGCTGTCCCTGCAGGCTCTGAACGAAGCGCTGAAGCTTTTCAAGACGCACTCCCCAGAGACCTCCGCCATGCTCTTCACTGTCGACAACGAGGCAAACAAAATCATCTGCTTGTGCCAAGTCCCCCAGGTGGGTCCTGGGGCCAGAAGGCCATGCTCCCTGTCCTCTGGCCAGGGGGGGCCTTCCattctctgccccccccccccatcctggGCTGCAACAAATAGTGTCGGGGCTGGGTTTACCACTTGCGCATCTCTGGGGTCATGGCTGGGCACCAGGCTGAGACCACAACCTCTTGACCCTTCCTGCAGTGTGTCCCCTGagtcccctttttttctcttctagaatGCGGCCAACAGGGGTCTGAAGGCCAGCGAGTGGGTGCAACAGGTGTCAGGACTGATGGATGGCAAGGGAGGTGGCAAAGATGTGTCAGCACAGGCCACCGGCAAGAATGTGGGCTGCCTTCAGGAGGCCCTGAGGCTCGCCACATCCTTCGCCCATCTGCGGCTGGGAGACCTGAAGAACTGAGGGCGGCTGTGTCCGCTGGCAGGTGTCTCACCTCGCCACAGTGAGTGGAACGCTGCTGACATCTTAAGTCATCCCTTCCTCTTGGCCGTCCGCCCTAACAAAAACTGTAGCATTCTCCGGGACCCATTGGTCCCTGATTCAGGGCTAAAGTCCCTTGGGCCCCGGACCCACCTGGAACCACTACCCACCCAGGAGCCTGGGCTGTGCCGCTGCAATATTGCCCTCCATCCCCAATCTCCCCGGCCCTGAGACTGCTGTCCAACCTGATTGTCCGTCCCATGAGACCCATTACTTTGGGAGTAGGGATGGAAAGGGCTGTACCAAAATTAAAGAACCACATGCGTTGAATGTTGGCGTCTTGTGGTCATGGTCTCAAGGtggccttttatttatttttttaaatttttatttattttgctgcggcaattgggggttaagaaaaaaactccaaagagagggaaggaaaaaaacaacagaaaaaagaaagtgaacattgcatgttgatttacattcagtctcagttctttttctgaatgcggATAcactttctgtccaaagtctattgggattgctttgaatcactgaaccaagtctgtcacagttgGTATTacacatttcttttgtttttgtgagaGATCATGGCCTTCCCAATGATTGAAAAATGTGtactaaatttaatataataacaatattgtttctagtcctgaactttttttttttgcattactttCACTAaccaactttcttttctttttttctttttctttaagtaacataaccagggtcacacagctagggagcaTTTCTTTGGGTGGGTACACTTCCAAACCCTTTCATGACTTCCCCCATCTTTGTTACTTTAGGTTGAGGAAACTGCTGCTTAATTATCTTAATGCCATTTCCTCAGCAGTCAGTCACTTTGGCTGTGTTCTatctcattttctgtcttttctcatCTATTAGCTCTATCAGTACAATCTCCAGTTTTTCCATCTTCCCAAAAAACCTGGATTTGACCAGAGAGTGAAGGGACAAGAATTGGGAGCAATCGTTACACCGATGATAAAATAACTAAAAGGAAAATCATATTgaaaaaccagatttgaactcgcatcttcctgacttcagggctggtgctctttccaccgCACTACcatgctgtctttttttttttttaagctttttattttcaaaacatatgcatggataattttttgacattgacccttgtgtagccttgtgtttcaaattttcccccacttccctctaccccctcttctagatggcaagcaatccaatatctGTTATACATGCCTAACCAGCTTTTTATCCTTTACTTCCTCCTCAAATAGAAGCCCTTCCTTTTAGCAAAACATATCAATATAAAGCCTGCCCCCCTGCCCCAATACATCCCTgtttgataaaaggaaaaagtgaaaccCCGACTTCATCCTAGCCTTCTGAAGCCACAGTGGTCTTTGCCTTGCCCTGAGTTCCAAGGTCTTTCAATGTGATTTTCCTTTTAGTCAAATCCAGATTTTTTGGGAACACCCTGTTTCTCCGGGAAAGCAGGAGGCTCAATGTTCTATGTAAGCCTCCTGTTCTTTCTATGCTGAAATGTTTTTCTGGGCTTTTTAAAGTAGGTAAGGTCACTTGAGGAAAAGCTCCTGTTTATAGAATGCTTTTCAAGTTTGCCTATCACTGCCCTTGTGCATTTATGTTGCGAGGAAACTGCAACAGGATCCTCCTTTTAGGGAGGAAGCTGTTGGAAGTTCAAGTGACTGGCCTAAAAAAATCaggtgagattcaaacccagagcTTCTGAGGCTTCCAGAGATATTTGACAACAGCTGAAACTACAATTAAGGGGATagtaaataagtgaataaatgaacTAAAAAACTTTAAGCAACTATGTAGGAGCAGACTGAGGGTTGCACACTTGCCATCTCAGAACTCTCTGGGCCACTTGGGCCCAGGAGGAGACTCTCAGACTCTAATCATTGTTTATTTAAAGGAGTCACTCTCGACATCCCGCCAGCTAGAGCTGGTAGAGTCTGAAAGTCCCAGAGGAGGATACCTGGTCTGTGTGGCAAAGCCCAGGATAGGACACGGGGCTGAAGTACTATGCATAgcaccttcaaggagcttatgctGTCGATcaaatagcaagcatttattaacccaCAAACTGTCAGGTGCTGGGAATGCAGAGAGGGAAGCTGGCCAACACCTGGCTCACAGCAGGTTTTAGTGATTCATCCAGGTCAGACAAAGTGACCTGGGATGGGAAGACTGCTTTCCATGACCTGTGCTTAGACTGACTCTGGAAAGAACCACTGATCAGATGGGACACAAGCATCCAGTGTGAGGGGCAGACAGCAAGTGCACCAGCAAAGCTGAACTTCAACAGAGTATGACCCAGACAGGACACTGGCCCTTGTTCCAGACACCATCACCACCCTGGGTGGGCAACATCCTTCCAGccatccttgacttctcactcAGTACATACTCCcaacaaaaatggggaaaagcaGCATTATACAGTAGAGTCCTGCTTTTCCAGTCTGATTCTgatagcattttacaaatatctgattTAATCCTCCCAACTCTGGGAAGTaaggtgcttttattattcctatctgccagatgaggaaacattAACAAGGTCAAGGGagttgcctgggatcacacagctagtatcttgACCCCATCATCCTACTCAATAGTCTCTCACCCTGGGTTCAGCTCCTTTCAAGGCCTCCTTGGACTATTGCAGGACCTCCTTCGTGGCTTTTTGTTTCATCTCTTACCCCTTCCTGAAGCACAGGTCCTGCTATAGCCTGTTCAGTAAACCTCAATATTCCCATTAGGTGCTCAAAAGATCCAGCATAAAATTCTGATGCTGTTAGGGTAGCAGTTTCTAGTTTAAAATAAACATGAATTCATAGTGGCCATTCTCTGCCAAAAGGGACATTAATttagaagttaaaagaaaaaaataaaatagcaccaggagtggtaaatatgaaatagatttgaaagAACAATTGAGTTATCAGGGATCTGAAAGAACCcattaaatacattaaaaggTGAGTATCACCTGGCAGATTAAGTCCACGAAGAGTGTAGCAGACTATAGTAAGGCGAAAAGCCATTAAGGCTTTTAAGGTAGTAAGGAAAACATCATTAAAGGGAAGGCAGTATGAGAGAACCTCCTAGTCCTGATAATCGAAGATCATCATAAGCACATCTTTTTTAGGGGAAATCTATAAACCTTTTATAGGGGAAAACCAGGGAGGTTCTTAAGGGAGGAGTTTGATAACTTAGGAGGGATCAAGGAGAAGCCTTTGATCAGTGGATGGAAGTCTGAGGGAACCTGGTCCCAGACTGATCTGAAGATGAGCTGATTAATACTTCAAAGGTTGTTTAAGTTGCCCAGAGATTGGAGGGCAGACAGTGGAGGGTGATAAAGAATTCCCAGTCACTCTACAAATGAGACAGTCTGGGATTTGGGTGTTCCTGCTAATAGCCAGGTGGGCTTCTTTCTgacaagggaagagaataagctcAAACTCCACATCACTGGGGCAATGAGTGCCCTTTACCAACCTTGCCATCTCCTCACTTTGTAGTTCAGCCACTGCCCACAATGTTCTATCCTTCTGAAGAGGAAGAGCCGCCACCATCTTGCTCATCTTGCTCACCTGCCTGTTTGAGCTTTCAAAGCTTAGACAAAAGGCCATCTTCAAAAAACCTTTTCTGATCTCTAAGCCCTTCCCACGAGCTGCCACATGAGCCACCCGTGCACTTAGGACTGTGATCATCCCTAGGGGTGGATGGCGTGGTAAAGGTGGAAATTAGGATGGTTGATACAGAGTGcctgaggtttgcaaagtatttcaaGGAGACTGCTGCATGTAGGTTATGGGGTTGGGGAGTAATGACGGGAAAGCAGCCGCTATCCTCCCTGGAGCCTGGAGGGTTGGGATGGAGAAGACACCTTGGGACTACACATGAAAAAAGAAGCATGATCTGGCTTCCAGGAGAATTGTAGGGTAACCTGTGGCCTCCTCAGATACCCAAGAATATTGTGCTTCTTCCCAGGTGCATGGGCCCTCTGGATTATCTGGCACAAGGATGGAACAGGGCACCCACAAAATAGTGGGTCTCAGTGAGAGTGGAAGGGAAGAGCCCTTTGCTTTCATCCTCAGAGGCCCACGGCCACAGGGCTCTGCTGCAGCCCTTCCAGGTGCACGGAGAGTGCCCCCCCCCCGGACAGACATGGCCACGGCCTGCTGGCTGCGCCCTCGGGTGCTGCGGGATCTACTTCTGACCAGCAGAATGGCCGGGACGCCAACGATGCAGGCAGGCCGAGAGGCCGTTCCAGGGAAAACCTCCGaacctcctctctccttccttcctaacaGTTTTTAAGCACAGCAAGGTTGTTAAAAGCATACACTCGTTCGCGAGCAACACCTGCGGCAGCAAATTCGCTTCATGACCTCCCGACAGACATCTGGCCTTCTCTGGGGGCCGGTTCTTGAGCCCGTCAGCTCTGCTCAGAGAGGAAGAAAGCAGGAAAGGCTGATTTGCGGCTCCTTAACTCCGGACAAACCAGACTTCTTTGAGTTTCTCACGGAGGCTTAGGAGCGCCCCGTGCCCTTTAAAGGTGCCCGCCCCTTGAACCTTTTACAGGGTTTCTGCCTTTCACACCTAAGCGCGGTCCTCCACTGGCGTGCGTGCCTGCAGGTGCCTCCCGACACCGCCCGCGGGGGGCGCTGGCCGCAGGTGCCTCCCGACACTCCTAGGGGTCCGTGCTCGCCCTCGGGGGCGCCGGCAGCCCCCCTCGGAGGTCCGTGCACGGCCGCCAGGGCACCGCCGGCCACCCTCCGAGGGGCGTGCACAGCCGCGCATGCCGCTCTCCCGGGCGCTCGCGGGCCGCGTTCCGAGCCCACAGCGCATGCGCGCTTCGGGTCCGTCGCAGTTCTCTACCCCGGGCAGCAGGGGGAAGCAGCGCGGAGCAGCGTTCTCCCAAATCAGGCGGAAACGGCGAGGGTCCCACGCCGGAGGCGGACCTGCGGAATCGGCCAGCGGCCTCAGACGCGGCGCCGGCGATCCCAAACATGCCTGGGGATCACCGGCGCATCCGCGGGCCCGAGGAATCGCAACCGCCTTCGCTGTACGCGCTGCCGGGCCAGGAAGACGACGACGATGAGGGGGAGGCCGGAGCGGCTGGGCCCCGCGATCCCGCGCGGCTGCGACCGGTATACGCGCGTGCCGGTCTGCTGAGCCAGGCCAAGGGCTCGGCCTACCTAGAGGCCGGCCGCACCAAGGTGCTGTGTGCCGTGTCCGGGCCGCGGCCGGCCGAGGGGGAGCGCTCGGGGGCGGCGGCGGCCGGCGCGGGCGGCCGCCTGGTGTGCGACTTCCGGCGGGCGCCTTTTTCGGgaccgcggcggcggcggccgggAGGTGCGGGCGCGGGCGGCGGCACGGAGGAGCGCGAGCTGGCGCTGGCAATGCAGGAGGCGCTGGAGCCCGCAGTGCGCCTGGGCCGCTATCCGCGCGCTCAGCTCGAGGTGTCGGCGCTGCTTCTGGAGGACGGCGGCTCGGCACTGGCCGCCGCGCTCACGGCCGCCTCCCTGGCGCTGGCGGACGCGGGCGTCGAGATGTACGACGTGGTGGTGGGCTGCGCACTGAGCCGCGGCCCGGGCCCCGACGCCGCCTGGCTGCTGGACCCCACGCGCCGCGAGGAGGAGCGCGCCGCCGCCGGCATCACGGTGGCGCTGCTGCCCGTACTCAACCAGGTGGCGGGCCTGCTGGGCAGCGGCGAGGCGGGCGAAGCGGAGAGCTGGGCGGCCGCCGTGCGCCTGGGCCTCGAGGGCTGCCAGCGCCTGTACCCCGTGCTGCAGCAGTGCCTGCTCCGCGCCGCGCGCCGAAGGGGTGAGGCGGCGGCGCCTGGCCCAGGCCCGGCCCCCGCCGCGCCCGGACCTGCCgatgctgccgccgccgccgcgcccTCCCGGACCCCCTCcgaggctgctgctgctgctgctgctgcttccgCCGCCGATGCCAACGCCATGACCCTCGACCCAGCTGGGGACTTGGAGGCCTG
Proteins encoded:
- the EXOSC6 gene encoding exosome complex component MTR3, coding for MPGDHRRIRGPEESQPPSLYALPGQEDDDDEGEAGAAGPRDPARLRPVYARAGLLSQAKGSAYLEAGRTKVLCAVSGPRPAEGERSGAAAAGAGGRLVCDFRRAPFSGPRRRRPGGAGAGGGTEERELALAMQEALEPAVRLGRYPRAQLEVSALLLEDGGSALAAALTAASLALADAGVEMYDVVVGCALSRGPGPDAAWLLDPTRREEERAAAGITVALLPVLNQVAGLLGSGEAGEAESWAAAVRLGLEGCQRLYPVLQQCLLRAARRRGEAAAPGPGPAPAAPGPADAAAAAAPSRTPSEAAAAAAAASAADANAMTLDPAGDLEA